The stretch of DNA AAATTCTTGCCTGAGACCGTGAAAATAGCCACCAAAGTATGTTACGATGGATTGATACGGGTTAACCGAAATGGCGTTATATACCGTGTATAGGCACAACTGCACGAGCGGGGTGTTTTATGCGGCTGCGAACTGACTGGCGGGCCAGTTTCGCGCTCGTCGGAGTCCTTCTCAAATATCTTGCCATCCCGCTCGTAGTCCCGATCGTTATCGCGCTCATCTACGGCGACCCCCTGTACCCATTCGTCGCGACGATCGCGCTTACGGTCGCCGTCGGGTACGGTCTCGAGCGTCTCAGCCCTGAGCCGGATCTGCAGATCCGCGAGGCGATGCTATTCGTCGCGATCTCGTGGTTCGCCGTCGCAATCGTCGGCGCAGTGCCGTACGTGCTCGCGGAGTGGGGGACCGAGTCGACGCTCGCGCATCCAGTCAACGCCTTGTTCGAGTCGATGTCTGGCTTTACGACGACCGGGGCTACGGTTCTCGGCGAGATTTCGCTTGAGCGCCACTCCCACGCGGTGATGATGTGGCGCCAACTCACCCAGTGGCTCGGCGGCATGGGGATCATCGTCCTGATGGTCGCGATTCTCCCCGAACTCGCAGTCAACGGAGCACAGCTGGTCGAATCAGAAGCCCCGGGGCCGCAGTTACAGAAACTTACGCCGCGAATCGCCAAAACGGCCCGCATCCTTTGGCTCGTCTACTTTGCCTTCACTCTTGTCTACATCGCTATTCTCTATGGGCTCCACATCGCAGGACTGGCCCCGAACATGGGGCTCTATAACGCCATCGCCCACGGATTCACGACGCTACCGACGGGCGGATTCTCGCCGGAGGCCGATAGCGTCGCCGAGTTCTCTGCGATCGTGCAGTGGACCGTCATCCCGTTCATGATTATCGCCGGGACCAATTTCGGACTGTTCTGGCACGTTTTCAGCGGCGAGGGACACCGCTTCATCCGCAACTCCGAGTTTCGCGCCTATATCACCGCGATTGCCGCACTGACTGCTCTTCTCGCCGCGGTTCTCTACGCCGGTGCCGCGCCGGCGCTGGCGGAGCTCGGTGGCATGACAGAAGGGGTGTTCGAAAACTCGTTACGGCAGAGTGCCTTCCAGATCACCTCAATGCTGACATCGACTGGCTACGCGACAAGCGACTTCGCAGACTGGGATTCGACGAGCAAAGTCATCGTTTTGTTTGCCATGCTTGTCGGCGGCTGCGCCGGCTCGACCGGTGGCGGCATCAAGGTCATCCGGTGGCTGATCGTCTTCAAATTCCTTCATCGAGAACTGTTCACAGCTTACCATCCCGAGGCTGTTCGCCCGATTCGGCTCGGCAACAGTGTTGTCGATGAAGACGCAATTCGTGGCGTCCTTGCGTTCTCATTCTTGTATCTGGTCATCTTCGCCATTGCCTCGTTAGTCATCATGCTCGACGCGAGCCGAATTGGTTACTCGCTTACTCCACTCGAGGCGTTCAGTGCGAGCCTCGCAACGATCGGCAACATTGGTCCTGGCTTCGGATCGCTCGGTCCTTTTGGGAGCTACCTTGAGTTCCCCTCCAGTTCGAAATTGCTGATGATCTTTCTCATGTGGATCGGCCGCCTCGAGATTATCCCAGTTCTCGTCCTGTTTACTGGCGGGTTCTGGACTCGTTGAACGGAGACCCTCTTCTCTTCTTCGTGATTCCCCTTACTTTTCCGTCAATCGTGGTGTATAGTAACAACTGAAACGACTTCCACATCGATCGCACAACTGCTGTGCGATCGGGTGAGCATTGACTTTCAGGGGCTACTATAGCTTAAGTCGTCACGACTAGCTGCGAACGCCGCGGTACAGGACGTATGCAACGAAAAAGAGCAGATACGCGGCTGTGATTCCGGTCGTGATCGGTGATCGGCCAATAACCGCGATGAGGGCGATGAGCAGCGGACCAATTAGTAAGAGCGAGTCGAAGACCCAATCTTCGGCACCCGCCTCGAGGAGGTCGCCGACGATCGGAATGTCTGCGATATTCATTGGTACAGCCCTCCGCGGTTGATGATCGCCCGAAGCGTCACGAGGACAGGGATGATCTCGAGGCGGCCGATCCACATATTGAAGAGGAACGTAATCTTGCCCAGCGTCGGAAGCGATTCAGGGCCTGTAATTCCTGAGGATAGCCCGACGTTGCCCTGCGCGCTGGCGACCTCGAAGATCACATTCTCGAGGGTGTATTCACCTTGCGGAAGAACCATCAAGAGTGCGAACATGCCGAGTCCGAGGAAGACGAACCAGAGGAAGCCGATGATTGCTGCTTCCTCGAACTCCTGACGCATTTCTTGGTCATTAAGCCGTCGTCCGTTAATTTTTAATCGCCGGACGGCCGTCCGTGGATAGAAGACGTCGGCAATACGAAATCGGCTTCCCTTGAGTAGCGTGAGCGCTCGGATGAGCTTGATGCCGCCGACGGTCGAGCCGGCCGCACCACCGACGATCATTCCGAAGGTGACGGTGAGCTGGGCTTGTGCCGGCCACCGGCCCAGCGCGACGTTGGTTGCGTCGACGGCCGTCTGGAAGCCAGCGCAGGTCGCCGCCGAGACGAACTGGAACGAGCCGTACCGAAATGCAGTGAACAGCGAGTCGTATGTATCGCTGGTGTACACTAACGCGGTGAGTACAAGCGTTCCGAGGGTCATGTAGATGAAGACCCATCGCGTCTGGAGGTCCGTATAGAAGTTTCGCAGTTCACCCTGCAGGATGAGGTAGTGAATGGGAAACGCGATGCTGCCAAGCAACATGATCGGCAGAAGCGCGAAGTCGATAGCAGCGCTATCATAGGTAGCGATCGAGTTATCGGTGATCGAGAACCCGCCAGTCGACAGGCCGGTCATACCGTGGTTGATCGCCCCCCAGAGCGGCATACCTACTACCCATAGCAGGAGAATCGAGATGAACGTGAAGAGGATGAAGATCCACCAGATGGTCTGGACCGTCGAGACGATGCTGGGATGGATCCGCTCGGAGCGGGCCTCGCTCTCGTAGAGAGTCAGCGAACCGCTGCCAGGACGCGCAAGAATCGCCGTCGTGAGGACGATCACGCCGACGCCCCCGACCCATTCGATGAACGACCGCCACCATTGGAGGGTGCGAGGTAACACCGCCTCGTCGTCGGTCATCGTCAGCCCGGTACCGGTGAAGCCACTCATGCTCTCGAATAACGCGTTGATAGGCTGCGTGAACGCTGCGAGCGTCTCCGTCTGCGCTGGCGTTTCGACGAACGGGAGGCCGAGTTCGACTGTCCACGCAATGAGGAGGAACGGCATTGATCCGAAGATCGCGACGAGAAACCAGCCCGTCGCAGCGATGATCATTCCGTGTAACTTTCCGGGCTGGGTCGCCTCGCGGAATTGCGAGGTCAGCATGTAACCGATGGTCAACGGGAGTAATCCAGAGACGATCAAAGCCGGCATCGTCCAGTACTCGCCCCAGACTAGCGGGACGAGCAGCGACACGAATAGCAGTCCGGACAGCGCTTCGAGCATTCGCCCGAGGTCCCGGCCGATCGTTTCCATCGCTTCGTTCATATGTTACTTACTTCCTCTGATTGGGTTCATGTCTGATCGGGCTTTTGATTGCATATTTGAGTCACGACAGGCTTGATGTCCGTTTCGGTCGCAGGAGATGACCCTCTCGCTTCTGTCGTATATATCATTTTACTCTTTCTTCGGGATGGCCAAATACGTCGGTGAGTTCGGGTGTTGCTCCGAAGGCCGAATAGACGGTGAGCAGATCGTCGGCTTCGATACGCGTGCTCCCTCTGGGCGTGATCGGCGGGTTTTCTCCTTCTCGTTCAATCGCGATGACCAGTACGTTATCGGAGAGCAGATTCTCGTCGGCTGTTTCGATGAGAGTTTTGCTGGTAATCGGCGCGTTTTCGGTGACACTGATTTCGAATACTTCGGCCTCCTCGCCAATACGCATGTAATCAATGATCGCTGGCCGAGCAACTGCTCGGTAGAGGTATTAACAATAGCATTCGAGAACCGTTGCTGTCGTGCGTGCGTCCTCTTCGTCGGCAACTGGCACCACCACGTGGCCTGTGAGCGATTGCATTGTCTATTGCCCTCGTTCATGCACGTCGCCCAGAAACGCCCAGTGTAAAGCTTCCTCTCCGTCCAGGTGTCGCTCCCGGGTCACGTGATAGAGGGAAACGGGAGGTGTATCTTCACTGGACTCGCCTCCACCAAGTGGACGCTTTCGGACTAGAGTGTAGATCCCCCAATCCTCGATATCGAGGATTTCACCAGTTGCTTCCTCGCGGATCTGCGCTTCGATCGGTGGCTGAGTCGATTCAAGCAGCCGTTCGACGTACTCGTGAACCGTGCGAAGTCCCGGCGGCCCAAGCGCGTTGAGTTGCTCGATGAGGGCCTCCGGAATCCGCTCTGTTGGAGGTTGTTCGTCATCTGGGTCGCTCATACATAAGTGCCTGATCCGGAAGATGAAATAATTTCCGCTGTGGATTTCGATTCGTTTGATTAATTGGAAAATAATTCCTAATCGTTTAGAGGCCTTGAGCGGCCGTGTCGACTGGAAAATCACCGGTTTTCCGGTAATCAGATTAGCATGTCGATAGCGACTACTGGTGATTTTAATCGTGAACCAAAGTTAACTTAAGAGCTGATAGAGAACCTAGTATGAGATATAAGTATGCCCAAGGGGATCGATAACATAGATGAACAGGTCTTGTATTATCTGACGCAAGAGGGTCGCCATACATCGGCACCAGATATCGCTGACAAAGTGGATGTCTCTGCGCCGACGATCCGTAATAGAATTCGGCACCTCGAAGAAGATGGCATCATCAGAGGATACCACGCGCACATCAATTACGAACGAGCTGATGGTCGCCTCACGAACCTGTTTATCTGTACAACGTCGGCAACCAACAGACAGGAGCTAGCTCAGCGCGTCCTCGATGTCCCGGGCGTCATCAACGTCAGAGAAATCATGACGGGCAAAGGTGACCTCCAAATCAAGGTTGTCGGGTCTGATACTGACGATCTCATGCGCATCGCACAAGATATCACAGCTCTCGGTATCGAAATCGATGACGAAGGCCTCATTCATCGGGAATACTTCCGTCCGTATGCACAGTTCGGCCCACGAGAGAAAGAGCCTATTTCACCGGTTACCGGTGTTGCAGGGCTTTCCGGGAATGCAGATGTTATCGAAGTCATCGTTAAAGATGGAGCACCAATTGCTGGCAAGACGCTCCAGCAGGCAAACGAAGAGGGACTTATTCCATCAAATGTTCTTGTGGTAAGGATCGATCGGAATGATCAGGCCATCACCCCAACAGGAGAGACGACAATCAAGGTAGATGATTTTGTTACAATTCACTCGCGCTCAGGAATTACTGATGAGACTCTAGAAATATTTACTGTGTGATGACTATCTTACAATCATATAACCCTTCCGGCGCTGTCTAGTTGAGTCAGTTTGAGAAGTGAGTAGGTCGTTGAGTTTCTTGTTCAAACATTGAACGCTCACATGGAGCGGTCTGGAATTGGGTACATCGGCTGGCTGACAGCGGGTGCGACCCGTCGACGGCGAAGCCGTCAAGGGTCGCGGTTGACGAGACCGCTGTCAAAATCAACGACGAATGGTCTTGGATATATGCTGCAATAGAAACCGAGACGAAGCTGATTCTCGATGTCGCGTTGTTTGGTCGGCATGGCACCGATCCGGCAGCTGCGTTTCTGCATGGACTCCGTGAGAAACACGATCTCTCCGAGGCAGTGTTTCTCGTCGATCAGTTTGATTACCGGACTTCCCTTGCCCGATTAGGATTGAACGTCGGGTTGACTATACCGATCGAAACCTCATCGAAAAGTGGTTTCACACCTTCAAAATGCGAGTTGACCGCTTCCATAACTCGTGGGTGGGCAGTCGGTCGAGCGCACGCGAATGGTTTGAACAATTTATGCACTACTACAACCGCCAGAGACCGCACCAAGCTCTGGACGGAAAGACGCCGACCGAGGAGGTGCAGAACTAGACAGTGCTGCCCGGTTTTATAGTCATAGAACGATGAGTGACTATGTTCAGTACGCATATCTACTTGTCGGCGAATTCACGGACATATGGCCGAAGCAACGTCTCGATAAACGGTTTGCCGACACCACGAATCAGCCCCTCACCGGAGGCAGATCGGATCTCCCTCAGAACACCGTGCGCTCGACGAACCGACGGAGCGGGCCGGCTTTTCCTCGCTTCGATTGGACCTGAATCGCTGTGCAGTCGACACTGTCGATGATCCTGTCCGCCGGCCGACCGAACAGTGTCCCCTGAATTCGCCCGCCATCCGTCCCGATAACGAGTATATCGCCGGTGTTGGTCACCGAAACGAACTCCTCTTCGGGGTCGTCGGTCTCGACGATCGAGCGGTTGACGGGGACTGAACACAGCGACTCGAGTTCCGCGAGGTACTCGTCTATCGTCTCGCGTTGCGTCTCGGTCGCCCCGTCATCGAGCGGGTACAGCAAGGTAATACTGCCCCCGGCCTCATTCGCCAGCGCGTTCGCGACGGTGATTTTCTGCGGATCGAAGGGGCCGCGGTCGGTGACGACCGTGACGGAATCGATCCGATCCAGGTCGCGCTCCTCGACGAGCAAGACGTCACACGGTGCCTTGCGGGTGATCCACTCGACCGTCGTTCCGAATATCGGCGCGTATAGCGGATCGTCGCTTCGCTCAAGGAGGAGGAAGTCCGCGTCCTCGTGGTCAGCGAAGTTCGCGATCGCTCGCTTCGTGTCGTGGCTAACGATCTCGCCGTAGTTTATCGGCACGTCGAACTCCTCGGTCAACGGCCGCGTCCGCTCTTCGAACTCGACATCCGCGGGAGACTGCGTTTCCGATGCCTGTTGGAGCGGCACCTGGTCGGCCACTTCGTCGAACTGAACGACGGTGACGCTCCCGTCGTTCTCGCGGGCGATATCGGTAGCGATCCGCAACAATGTGCGCTCCCGGCGCTCGCTCGTTGCCTCGGTGATCGCGACGAGTACCTCGTAGCCGTCGACCGCCTCGACGATCGACTTGGTCTGTTCGACGGCCTTGCGACCGACGCTTCGCCTGACCACGTCCGTCGCAGCGCCCTCGCGCTGGACGCGGTCTCGCGCGTAGTAGACGTACCACAGCACCGACGCCGTCGTGATGACGACAGCGCCGACGAGCGGGATCGTTCCCATGTAGCCGATGAGCAGGAATCCGCCGGCGATACCGACGAGTTGGGTCCACGGATAGAGCGGTGACTCAAAACTCGGATCGTACTCCCCGACGTTCCCCTCGCGGAACGCGATAACTGCGCCGTTGACCAGTGCGAACACGATTATCTGGAACGCGCTCGCCAGTTTCGCGATCTGGAGTATCGGGACGAACGCGATGAGCACCAACATGACGGCACCGGTGAGCGTGATCGCTCGCACGGGCGTCCCCCACTCGTCGTGGATCTCCGTCAGGGACGGCGGCGCGAGCTGATCTCGAGCCATCGCGAACGGATACCGAGACGACGACAGGATCCCAGCATTGGCCGTACTAATCAGCGCGAGGACGGCCGCAATAATGACGGCGATCACGCCAGGCCAGGCAAGCGTCGCCTCGGCCGCGTGAATCATCGGCACCGCGGAGTCGCTCAACAGATCGGGCGGCGTTACGCCGACCATAACGACGACGATGAGAACGTACAGGAGCGTAGTGAAACAGAGCGAACCGAGAATCCCGAGCGGGATGTTCCGATCCGGGTTCTCCACCTCCTCGGCGACGCTCGCGATCTTAGTTACGCCAGCGTAGGAGACGAAGACGAGACCGGTCGCGGCGAGGAGACCGCCGGATCCTTTGTCGAAGAAGCCGTTGTAGTAGGTGCTGTCCGTCGACGGGAGTCCCCCGACGACGAACCACACCATCGCCGCGAGCATCACCGCGACGATGGCGATCTGCAGGCGTCCGGTCTGTTTCGCGCCGAATAGATTGACGAGGACGAGCACGGCCGCGAGCGCGAGCGCGACCGGCTTCACCGGCAAATCGAACAGGTACAGCACGTAGGGGACGCCGCCGACCAGTGCCAGCGCGCCCTTGAACGACAGGGAAAACCAGGTGCCGACGCCGGCGATAGTGCCGAGCAGTGGTCCCATGCCCCGCTCGATGTAGATATACGTGCCGCCGGCCTCCGGCATCGCCGTCGCCATTTCGGCCTTGCTCAGAGCGGCCGGTAAGACGAGTACGCCGGCGAGTAAGTAGGCCAGAATGACTGCTGGGCCCGCCGTCTTCAGGGCGAGGCCGGGGAGAATGAAGATTCCACTGCCGATCATCGCGCCGATACTGATCGCGATGACCGCAAATAAGCCGAGGTCTCGTTCGAGTTCTTTTGGCATTGGGTAGTGAGTTCGTCAGTCGTTCGGCGACCGCGTCGGTACGGGACTCGAGGCCCGTGTGCTGCCAACCAGCAGGAGATGGGAAGATGGAGATTGTCTCTGGCACATAAGTGGTTCTGTATGGATGGGTGACCTCCGGATCCGCATAAAACCGCCGATAAATTCGGGATCCAACAATCAGTACCACGTTGTGTTGCGGACCCGTCCAGGGGACGTGAGAGAGCAGGACGACGCGAATCCGTTACTCATCGACCGGACGGACCCGCTCAAATGACGACCAGCAACAGCGACCGATACTATAGCTCATCTACGTCGAACCCGTGGAAGGCGCGCTCGTACTCGTTTCGTATGAGGTCCTCGTCGACGACTTCGAGGCCAAGCTCGTCAAGGTCTCGGCCGATCCGACTGAGGTCATCGCTGTCCGCTCCGATCGCTTCGACGTGGACGTTCTCGGTGCCGGTCATGACCTCTCTGACGGCGACGACGCCGGGCACTTCCAGGGCCTCCTGCGCGAGCGCCTCTCGATCGGGGATCGGCGCGGTGCAGACGATGAGCGTCTGCAACTGATAGCTGGCGGCCTCGTAGTTCACTTCCGGCCGGTAGCCGGTGAGGATGCCACCCTCCTCCAGATTCCGGATTCGGTTGCGGACCGTGCTGGCCGAGACCCCCGCTTTTTCCGCAATCCCGCTCGCCGACGTCTTGCGCGCGTCCTCCTGCAGACAGTAGATGATCGTTCTGTCGAGATCGTCGAGTGGCTCCTCGCTCATACCCCCGAGTAATCGGCCGATCAAAAGTAATTTTTCCTGTGAATTCGGCGCAATACCGCGCCGATATGAGCAGTGTCGTTGGGCGGAGGCGAATCGAAAACTGATTCCGACGGCTCGAACCGGCCTCGCTCGAGTCCGCCGCCGATCGGCTTCGTATCGCCGGGAGAAGAGAGGCGATCCCGGCCCGGCGCAGGGTCCCATCGAGTGAGGTAACGCTTTTCCTCTCGAGGTCGTCGAACTCGAGTATGACGAGACGAACGCGAACGGAGGACGGCGGACGGTCCGGAGTCGCCGATCCGATCGGCGACCACTGACCGGTCGAATCCGGAAGATTCCCTGTGGGACAACCTGCTCAAGGACGCGCGAGCCATCGCCGAGGACGGCTGGGACGCTGTCGTCCTCGAGCCGGTCGAGGAGGCCGAGCGAACCGGACTCGACGTCGACGTTACCGTCGAGGAGTACGAACTTGTCGCCGAACTCATCGATGACGGGGACGTCATGATTTCCGGGGCCGACGTCTACTATCGACCGCTCGCCGAGGAGGATAGTGACCGGCGAGTCGCCTTCACGGCCGAACGCGATGAGGTGAGTGAGACAGCTGTCTTCGTCCCGCTCTCCTACGACATTGAAGACTGCCGATCGGTCTTCGAGACGCCGCTCGTTGAGGAGCAACTGCTGGTTCACGTGACGGCTGACCCGACGACGGATGGATCATTTTCTCCCACGACGCCCCGTCCCTGTTCCTCGAGGAAACGGACGCTCGTCAGTGGAGCGCGAAGTGATCGGTGGTCGGAGCTATAGTAGCCATTGAAAGTCACTGCACACCCGACCGCACGATTGCTGTGCGATCAGTATCAGTAGTTGATATCACGGTTTCTTTACCAAGAGTTGGACGTGAAACTCGCGGCAAGTACAGGTGAAGAACATAGCGAGTGTCCATCTCGGAGGTTTCTGGCAGATCGTCATTGCTCGTCGTCCCGGATGACCATCACCTTGACCCGATTTACGCCGTCAAAGTCGCGGAGTCGGTAGGTGAGGTTACGTACCTGCTCGACTGGTCCCCGACAAAACAGTGATTCGAGGCACCACTCCCCTTGGTGCGTATGACTCGTATTGAGAATAACGTCTTGGTACCCGTGTTGGACTGCGTGGAGTTCCTGTATCACCTCGTGGTGGCGATAATCGAACGCGACGAGCGCGACGATCTCCCCGCTTGTCTCTTCAAGGCGGGAGTGAGACTCGATGTATTCCAGCATCGCTTCTCGGACCGCTCGCGACCTGTTTTCGAGGTCCTGTTCTTGCCAGACTCGGTCGAACTCTTCGACTACTTCGTCTGGAATATTGAAACTCGTTCGCATAGTTACTGGCTCGTCGGGATTCTACAAGAAGTTCTCGTATGACGATTCACCCATTTCGGTATTAACAACCGTTATTCACGTCGGTAGCAGATTCTCAACCAGGATGTTACACGGCGAAGCACTCGGTCTCTTGCTTGGAGCGGTCGCTCTCGGTGCCGTTCATGGCATCGAACCAGGT from Natronorubrum halophilum encodes:
- a CDS encoding TrkH family potassium uptake protein, which encodes MRLRTDWRASFALVGVLLKYLAIPLVVPIVIALIYGDPLYPFVATIALTVAVGYGLERLSPEPDLQIREAMLFVAISWFAVAIVGAVPYVLAEWGTESTLAHPVNALFESMSGFTTTGATVLGEISLERHSHAVMMWRQLTQWLGGMGIIVLMVAILPELAVNGAQLVESEAPGPQLQKLTPRIAKTARILWLVYFAFTLVYIAILYGLHIAGLAPNMGLYNAIAHGFTTLPTGGFSPEADSVAEFSAIVQWTVIPFMIIAGTNFGLFWHVFSGEGHRFIRNSEFRAYITAIAALTALLAAVLYAGAAPALAELGGMTEGVFENSLRQSAFQITSMLTSTGYATSDFADWDSTSKVIVLFAMLVGGCAGSTGGGIKVIRWLIVFKFLHRELFTAYHPEAVRPIRLGNSVVDEDAIRGVLAFSFLYLVIFAIASLVIMLDASRIGYSLTPLEAFSASLATIGNIGPGFGSLGPFGSYLEFPSSSKLLMIFLMWIGRLEIIPVLVLFTGGFWTR
- a CDS encoding amino acid permease, with the protein product MPKELERDLGLFAVIAISIGAMIGSGIFILPGLALKTAGPAVILAYLLAGVLVLPAALSKAEMATAMPEAGGTYIYIERGMGPLLGTIAGVGTWFSLSFKGALALVGGVPYVLYLFDLPVKPVALALAAVLVLVNLFGAKQTGRLQIAIVAVMLAAMVWFVVGGLPSTDSTYYNGFFDKGSGGLLAATGLVFVSYAGVTKIASVAEEVENPDRNIPLGILGSLCFTTLLYVLIVVVMVGVTPPDLLSDSAVPMIHAAEATLAWPGVIAVIIAAVLALISTANAGILSSSRYPFAMARDQLAPPSLTEIHDEWGTPVRAITLTGAVMLVLIAFVPILQIAKLASAFQIIVFALVNGAVIAFREGNVGEYDPSFESPLYPWTQLVGIAGGFLLIGYMGTIPLVGAVVITTASVLWYVYYARDRVQREGAATDVVRRSVGRKAVEQTKSIVEAVDGYEVLVAITEATSERRERTLLRIATDIARENDGSVTVVQFDEVADQVPLQQASETQSPADVEFEERTRPLTEEFDVPINYGEIVSHDTKRAIANFADHEDADFLLLERSDDPLYAPIFGTTVEWITRKAPCDVLLVEERDLDRIDSVTVVTDRGPFDPQKITVANALANEAGGSITLLYPLDDGATETQRETIDEYLAELESLCSVPVNRSIVETDDPEEEFVSVTNTGDILVIGTDGGRIQGTLFGRPADRIIDSVDCTAIQVQSKRGKAGPLRRFVERTVF
- a CDS encoding Lrp/AsnC family transcriptional regulator yields the protein MSEEPLDDLDRTIIYCLQEDARKTSASGIAEKAGVSASTVRNRIRNLEEGGILTGYRPEVNYEAASYQLQTLIVCTAPIPDREALAQEALEVPGVVAVREVMTGTENVHVEAIGADSDDLSRIGRDLDELGLEVVDEDLIRNEYERAFHGFDVDEL
- a CDS encoding Lrp/AsnC family transcriptional regulator translates to MPKGIDNIDEQVLYYLTQEGRHTSAPDIADKVDVSAPTIRNRIRHLEEDGIIRGYHAHINYERADGRLTNLFICTTSATNRQELAQRVLDVPGVINVREIMTGKGDLQIKVVGSDTDDLMRIAQDITALGIEIDDEGLIHREYFRPYAQFGPREKEPISPVTGVAGLSGNADVIEVIVKDGAPIAGKTLQQANEEGLIPSNVLVVRIDRNDQAITPTGETTIKVDDFVTIHSRSGITDETLEIFTV
- a CDS encoding TrkH family potassium uptake protein codes for the protein MNEAMETIGRDLGRMLEALSGLLFVSLLVPLVWGEYWTMPALIVSGLLPLTIGYMLTSQFREATQPGKLHGMIIAATGWFLVAIFGSMPFLLIAWTVELGLPFVETPAQTETLAAFTQPINALFESMSGFTGTGLTMTDDEAVLPRTLQWWRSFIEWVGGVGVIVLTTAILARPGSGSLTLYESEARSERIHPSIVSTVQTIWWIFILFTFISILLLWVVGMPLWGAINHGMTGLSTGGFSITDNSIATYDSAAIDFALLPIMLLGSIAFPIHYLILQGELRNFYTDLQTRWVFIYMTLGTLVLTALVYTSDTYDSLFTAFRYGSFQFVSAATCAGFQTAVDATNVALGRWPAQAQLTVTFGMIVGGAAGSTVGGIKLIRALTLLKGSRFRIADVFYPRTAVRRLKINGRRLNDQEMRQEFEEAAIIGFLWFVFLGLGMFALLMVLPQGEYTLENVIFEVASAQGNVGLSSGITGPESLPTLGKITFLFNMWIGRLEIIPVLVTLRAIINRGGLYQ
- a CDS encoding CopG family ribbon-helix-helix protein, producing the protein MRTSFNIPDEVVEEFDRVWQEQDLENRSRAVREAMLEYIESHSRLEETSGEIVALVAFDYRHHEVIQELHAVQHGYQDVILNTSHTHQGEWCLESLFCRGPVEQVRNLTYRLRDFDGVNRVKVMVIRDDEQ